In Equus quagga isolate Etosha38 chromosome 14, UCLA_HA_Equagga_1.0, whole genome shotgun sequence, the genomic stretch atttaaaaatgaaaatcttatcAGTTCACTACTTAAATTTCACCAAAATTACCTAGTACTGTTAGTATAAAGCAATGTCAgtaataaagtatattattataaAAGACCAAATCCTTCCCAAACATATGAGGCCTCAAGTTGTGTGGCTCTGCCTACCTCTACAACCTCCCTTTTGGTACTCTCCTCTGGCTCTGtgctcagccacactggccctcTTCTGTAAGCTCCTTTCTTTCTCAGGTCCTCTCTGTACACTAATTTTTCTATCTGGAATGTTCCTCCCTTACCCTTGATGTGGTTaacttctcattttcaaaatgtgagcacaaatttttctttaaataacttaTCACAAGTGATAATCATTATTTCTGTTATATTGTGCATATATTTTCCCCCCGATTAATTTCTGCCTCTCCAGCCTGACTAGACACTCTGTAAGGGTTCAGTACTCATGTCTGCCATAGCTGTGTATCATATGCCCTGCACCTAGCACAGTTATGTGTATAAAAAATGAGTGCAAGAATTTCACATATTAGGCTCTATTTTCTCCACTAAATTAAATAATCTCTTAGCGTATGTATCAGGCCATATATGcctttttaactttctttaataGCTAAAATTGTAGACCTCTTCTTTCAAATCAAACCTTATTAACTCtccaatatataaaacaaagagatGTAGAACTATTCCAGTTGTGGAGCGGGTGTTGCCTGCATGGCCTTTTTCCTATTTCCCCAGGCTAAACACAGAAGGTCCTCTAGTTCCTTGCTGCTCATGTGTGATCAGAGACCAACAGCACTGGCATCACCATGGAGCTTTTTAGAAAGGTGGAATCTCAGGCTctgccccagacctactgaatcagaaatctacattttaatgAGAATCTCAGGCGATTTCTAAGCACATGAAAGTTTGTGATTACTACGCTAGAGCCCTTAGAACTGTGACTTGTGTAAACTAGGTTATTAAAATTGCCCTTGTTATCTACATCATTGATAAAGCAATACCGTGGATGAgtgttaaataaattttctgcagATTTGACCATAAACAATCAAGAATATCTTCTATTTCTACCTTCTACTATGGCTTTCCAGCCACAGAAGGATTTTCCATCACTGGCTGCATTATCCTGAAGGCAgacatttaaatgttaattaatttcCTAAGATTACATTCAAATAACAGACCAAGAGGTTCTAGGATGTGGGGAGCAAGTACTACTGTTTTACTGGTTGGCACGTTTAATTGTTAGTAGATTATCGGAGATACCAAACTATGAgaagatgataaatttctgtgccattgctatattaaaaaacaaaataaaacaaaaatctcttcatttatttataggCTATTTTAACTCTGGATCCTCACCAACTCCTGTTTACTTTGAAAGTTTCTCCAAAATCAAGACTTACAGCTTTCTAGTTAtgaaaatctcattattttaaatctcttcttcACCTAAAACATCTCATTAGTTAGAGAAGAAATGTTATTATATTAGTTATAAGATATGATCGTAGCCAAACCCATGAGTTAGAAACCAACAGGAGATTTAGAAATTGTTGTGCCTGAACACACTTACGTGGAGTTGAAGATTTGAAGGCAATGAAGTCTTTCTCTACGTGGGTCTTTGTAACAGCATCATTCCAGATGTAACCCTGGAAGGGCTGGTCAGAACTATAGGCAGAGGCTACTCCCGTGTCAGTCACCCAAACACTCCCATCACCTCCTAGGAGAGACATGCCTGTCTTATGAAAGACAATATAttcaggcacacacacacacacacacaatctcttTTAACGTTATACTTTTGCTTCAGTACATTTCAACATGATGTTTATCAAAAGTCAAGCATCTCACAACTAGAAAAAGTACCTCACTGATTGGGAACTGCATAGAGTCCACTTAAGTTTAGAATAGCCATGTTGACAACCTAGTCCCTAGTGATCAAGACATTCCTCATTATTCTAGgtgacttttcatttctttaaaaatggtaCAGACAATATAATTCTTCCCGGACTGGACCAAACAGTAGTACTAAAATGTTGTTTCTCTGACCCATCCCTGGGAAAATGAAGGCTAGACACCAAGCTAATAGAAAAAATTGCACGCCACTCCCTGGGTTCCCCCAGCTCAGACTCACTGCCTCGGCAGGCTTGGATGATGATGATCTTGGGTTTGTCTCTCAGACTGCAGCAGTTACGATTGTTGAAAATTTGGAAGATGGTATCATCGTGAAGAATATCTGGCTCTTCTTCATTGTGCTTTGTCCCACAGATACCATCCAGGTCGCCATGTGACATAAACACCAGGAATGTGCTGTCTGAGGATCGGTGCTCTTGGCGGGCAGCAAAGTGCCTTAGCGCTGTTTCCATTTCCTGAAAGAGACTCTAGAATTACTGCCGAGGAACTCTCCAAATAGTTTGTAATCAAATAGATGGAGTTCACAAAAAGGAGCCGACACTAAGGAATCAGGTGACTTGGATTGATTGGAATTGTAAGAGAAATTCTGTTCTgacacaaaaccagaaaattagaGGTATAGAATATTAAAGTTAGTAGGGTTTTTATATGCCCTCTAGCCCAATGGTTTTCAATAGAACCTTAGACTTTGGAAGATGCTGGGAGATAGAGTAGAATGAGGGGCAAGTGAGATGTCAAGTCTCCAATAGGAAGGCTTTGCAGTTATCTGTTTTACATGTTGGAGTCTCCGTAAGTtttgattaaaaagagaaagaccaGAGACAGAGACGGGGACAAGGAGAGAGAGCTTTCTATTGACAAAAACTAGAAACACTTAACAAATTCCTTCATCGAGGAACAGCAGAAAGTTAAGTTTAAAATGGTTTGTCTAATGTCACTCAGGATATTTTTGGCAGAGCCAGAATCACAACTTTTTCTTCaggtatacatatatgtgtgcaaagtttttattttactacatACGTGGCTTTAAATTTAGACACATTATGTTGAAATTATAAAAGTCTCATGAGCTCATTCTGTAGATATCAGGCAATTTCAAGAGCTTGTGTCTCACCCAGACTATCAAGATAACAGAGGCCTCCCAGACTGAGAACTTTAAAAAGACCCAACTTGGTTAGTGAAATGGTTCATACAGAGCTGCTCTAAATCTTTGCTACGAGACTGTGCACTGGAGGAGGCTGAAATTGAAATAGGAGGGGTCCTATTCTGGAGCAAATATAATTCCTGTAACATGCATTTTGTTTCTTACAGCTGCTAAGGAAGAAGCTCAAAATTGTTTAGGAGAGAAGGAAGCCTGTCCCACTCTCCTGGGCCATTACCAGAGCTGTGAGATTCTCTTCTACAACCACTGAGTATCCAAGGTTTCCAAGCAGGTCTTGCATCCCCACAAGGTCAACTTCAGAACCATTTCGATCAGACAGATAGTCAAATTTTTTATTGCAGATGATGAGGGCCAGGCGTGTTCGGCCTTTCTTCTCCATCACTGGATACATCTGCGATAACAGACACAGAATGAGTTGTCCCAGGCCTCCTCCCTTTTGCCTCCAACATCCATACAAAACGGGTCCTTGCAATTATGGAGTGGATGGCTGGAGAGCTTGGGAATGGAAGTATGTCCTCCTCAGGAAAGAGACAGGACCACAGACTGAAAACATGTGCTAGATCTGAGTGTACACTCTAGGAACTTGGCTTTGGTTGGGTGTTGGATAGGAGTTTAGTGTGTCCCATGATGGGATGGAAGAGACAGGAAATCTAACGTAAGGCCACTTAATTAATAACATGATTAGATAACATGCTATGTCTTTTGGCCTGATCTTAAGGCATTTATATCAAGAACTACAATTCCCAGTGAGTCCCCAGTATCTTGTTTGAGTGCACAATCTTATGGCTCCCTGTTCCAAAGCATATCACCTCTTCTGCCTTTGTTGTCTTCAGTTTACGGAAATGATCATGAGAACAAGGCTTCAACTTGTCTTTAGGTTGGGAAACTTGGGTTTCCTGAggatctaaaagagaaaaaatgacttATTAAGCAGTAATATCCTCTGCCTTGCAATCATGCACATCTTTTAGATGGGCCCTGATTCTTCTGAAATGTTTACTCCCATCCTACCAAAAAGCTTAATataataagaaaatcattttatatttaaaatgaaacaaaaatcttgactactctctctttttctttctgcttcttacTGACCCCAtcatacatttctgtttttttagtgGTCATGACATTGACTAATCTTTCAGACTACATTACATTAGATTCACATGAACACAGTATCTAAGATTTGGAAGGAAGCCTAATGTTCATCTAGCCTAGTCATGTAGTTATTCAGAAACATGAACTCCACTTACAATATCCCTGCTTTATTATTACCGCTCTCTGAAATATCTCCACTAACAGGGAACTTAAAAAATTCTAAAGCATTTTTGAACAGTTCTGAGTATCATAAAGTATGAACCTTAGAAGCATTGCTATTTATTTCCCACATTGGGATCATAGAGAAAGACATCTAATTTCTGTCCCTATTAAAGCCtatgaattctttcatgattTCAATACATCTTTCCttatgtttctattattttatgtaaataccCCATGTAAacaattattgtattttatcttAATTGTGTTTACTGTATCGTAAGCTTAATTAGGAAAGGGGAGATGTCTTTAATCTTTGTGTTGCCTCTATCTAGAATGATATCTGGCACTGATTAAAAGTTTATATCTGCTTGTAAATAAATagttatcttcaaatatttgaaaatggctACCAAGTGTCCCCTGGTTCTCTGTTTTCCCTTAGGGCAACAAGTCGTCTGTTCCTTCTAATGCTCTGAGTTCTACTTATGCTCTGAGTTCCATTCCTTCTCACACACAAGGACTTTACTCTGGCATTTATTCAGCCCTGTCTTCTATGTCGtcaatttctccatctctctccgcTGTGTAGCCTAGTAGCATGTCTtaatatcaatttttcttttaaaaacaccttCCCTTTATCCTGTTTCACCACCGATTATTGTCCTGTTTCTCTGCTCCACTTCTCAGCATGATTCCTTAGAGGCATTATCTCTTTTCACGTTTtcaacttgaattttttttcttgtatgcaATATAAACTGGATATTATCTTCATCACCTAAATGAATAGTTGTTATCAAGGTTACTGCTGACTGTTGCTGTCTTAGCATTTAACATGGTTGAacacatttttcttgaaaaatgttcTCTAGGCTTCTGTGATGCTGCATTTTCCGGCCTTTCTTTCTAAATCTGTCTGTCTTCATTGCtggctcttcctcttctgccaTACCTCCAAAAGTTGGGTTCTTCTATATTGGACTCTCTGTTATTCTCTATCAATATCTCTCCCCAGGTGGCCTCTTACAGTCCCATCCTCTTGAATACTATCTATATGCTGAGGGATCTCAGTATTTATTCCCACCCCTAATTCCTCTGTGAACTATTTATTCAACATCCACCCTTGGGTGTAACACATTTTAAACTAAACACGTGCAAAGAAAGACTCCTGATACTTGTCCACTCCTACAAATCTGTTTCTCCTGAGTTTTCTCTCAACCACAAGTTTTCTCTGTCTCAGCAATTGGTACCCTTCATCCAGTTGCCAAGCCCCAAACCTAGAATCATTCTtgattcctttgtctctttcGTTAGCCCAATCCATCTGTAGTTTCTATTGACTCTACCTCCAAAATAGATTCCTAATTTAACCACTTGTCATCATCTCTATTACTACAACCCCAGTCTAAAAGCTATTATCTCTTAATGGAAACATTTAAACAACTTTCAATTAGCCTTTCTGATTCTATGCTAGTCtctcactcttctgcttaaaaactTCTAAAGGCCATTCCAGACACAACTCCttgctctttctgcctctttccacGGAATGCTTTTGCCTTAGTTTGGCACAACTCCCTCCCTATTGTTCAGATATATGCTGAAATAGCACCTCAAAAGTGTTCTCATAACTGTTGACCCTGGCTCATGTGCCGACCTCAACCCTAACAACAACATCTCTTTCTATGGcctaatcttcttttctcttgtatatttactgaaattatactattttttatatgtttattatatatctaCCTTCATTGTactgtaaactccatgaaagcaagatctttatttatcttgcttgCTGCTATCAACACAGTAATTAGAGTAGCATACAGTAGCTTTTCAATTAATATATCAATACATATAGTATTTCAATGGATGTAACAATGAATAAAGTTACAAAGTTTTATTCCCTTGTAAGTTTATCCAGAACCTCTGAAAATGTGGTACTTGGAAGGCAACACTATCAATACCCCATTTCTAGATGCTATGATTCTTTAATGTGGCCCAATAATTCATCACTTTCTTTGGTGACTACATAGTATGTGTGGCTCATActggttgttttttttgtgtgcttttcttAACTACATCCTTAGGCTGTTTTGTGCAGTTAGTAGTGGCTTATATCTTTGATATTTATGAAttcttttaaagatgttattaATCTCACTGAAAAATATAAGTCTCAGGAAAGTTGGGATATTTATATCAGAGAACATGGTTAGTCAGTAGCAGTGATGAACTCAATGTATAGATTTCTTGGGTTTCACTCCAGTTCTCTTTCCACTACTCCATAGGGCCCGCTTTTTTTATCTTCCTTATCTCAAATAATGTCATTCAGTGTCCATAATATTACCTGTCATAGGTGGAACGGATGCCTGGGACAATCCTGCATTctcctcagtttcatcatcttcACCTTCACATGCAGATtcttaagagaattaaaaatcagGGCTGTAAGTGCTAACTTTAGTTTTGAGAGACTTTGTTAAGAGCAGAAGGGAGAAATAACCCTGATTTCCTAAACTTCAATTCAGTTGTCTTTCCACTATAATGGAGGGCCCCTGTCAGCTGCCTAACCCCCAGTGATGCAGAAAGTTTCCCATGAGTCACTGGGTTTGGTGACAGTTACCTGTTGGAGACATAGCCAATCCCTGGGCTGATTCAGCTTTTTCCTCATCGCTACTTTCTTCACTTTCATCTTCAGATTCTGAGATGGAGTGAATAAAAAGTTAAGGATCAGTGTTCTACTCTGAATGTTACTTCCAAAGACGAAAATTGACTGAGAACACAGGTTTACTATGTCTTTACCAGAACACCTTCTGACAGCACTAGAGGTCTAAGAGTTTTCACCTATGAGGTGAGATTTGGAGGCAGTTACCTGTTGAAGAAAAAGGTGACTCAGTGTCCTCAGATTCATCATCCTCATAATCAGCAAGAGATtctgaaataatatgaaaaaaaagatgtGTTAGAAGAACTAAGTTTCTAGAACCTACACACTTCAAACTCTTTCCCTTTCACTGACAAGGAAATGACTATGTTCACCTGGGGCTACCCTCTGAAACCTGAAGATTTAGCTAATTCTCTAAGCTCCAGGTTTGTTTTAGAGGACTGTAGCTTTCTGCCAAGTGAAGGAGAAGGCAGGAtttcattgaaacaaaaaaaagttcaGTATCTTCACGTTTATATAATTCAAGGAATAATCAAATTCTTTGATCAAGGCAATAGCATTTTTCACTCTAAGGAAGAAAAGTACATCTCTGTACAAAGTTAGACAGTcattcagcaaaaaaataagcCCAAAGAGATGTTCCAATAATTGGGAATGTATTCATGCATATGTTTCACTCTAGAGTAGAAGTCAGAAAACTATGGCCTGTAGGCCAAACTTAGCCTgacacttgtttttgtaaataaagttttattggaacaaatcCACACTCATTTTGTACTTATTATTTGTTGCTGATTTCATGCTACAACAACAGATTCTAGttgttgtgacagagaccatatggtccaAAAAcgttaaaatatttactatctagcccttcaAAGCAAAAATGTGCCAACCTGTGctctagagaaaaagaagcatttaTGTTTCACCAGCATTCAAATTCCCTATGTCCATGTCCTCCTTTAACAAGGAGAAATCTAGGTTCCAAGAGAGTCATTCCTTTGGCTAAGTCACAGCTAAACAGAAGAAGGTGGGCTTTTTCTCTAGAACATTCTATATCTAGGAATGGCTCTACAGTCCATAGTGTATGGCTAGAGTAACATGGATTAGCTAAAGACTATCATTGAATTTAATAcatttccagcaccatttattcatctaataaatatttacccAGCACCTAGTCAGGTGTTATTTCCATGAGTTTGAGGTATATTCAAAGATCCATGCCTCACGGAGCTTACATTTTAGCAGGGGGAGATATAATATAATGAACACTTAAATGTTATGGAATGACTGAAGGTGACAactgctaaagaaaaaagaaaatgtgcagCAGTGTAAAGTGATTGGGGATGTTGGAACAGGCACCAGGGTAGGTAAAGGCATTTTTCAGTATTAAAAACAATAGATGGACAAAGAAGTTACTAGAAATGTGGATCATTTATTCTCCACTTGCAAACAGAAATAAGAAGACAGAAACTACATAAGGATAGCAGATAAAGAACAGTTACTAGCCTTATGGCTGGAGATACTCACTTAAATTCATCTGTTTCTTTGGCTTCAAGagatgtttcaaaaatattttgcctGCCACTTGTGTTTTCTCACTGAGATCTTCAACTAGGTTTTCAGTCCCATTCACGATGAGGTTCACTCTTTTCCCTAACTTTTTTAAATCATCCCCACTTAACACATTATTTTCCAAGTCATCAAGAAAGCCTTCAAACATGTTCCTGGCAATGGACTTCATCAGGTTGACCGGATCTTCTTTCTCTGGCCCCCTGCCTGCGAGAATGATGGGATTTTTTATATGGTCAGGACTATAGATATCTGATTCTAggccaatggttctcaaattttaagaTGCAACAGAATCTCCTGAAAAGCTTGAGAAGCAGAGCTTCCTGCACCCCATTGCCAGGGATTTTGATTTGACAGATTAGGGTGGAGCTTATgaaatttcatttctaacaaTTTCTCAGGAGATGCCAAAGCTACTGGTCTGAAGACAACACTTTAGAGTAACACCTATCTTGTTCAATTCTCTGCTTgttgacagatggagaaactgaggttcagagaagtgaagcaacTTCACCAAGGAGCTTAGTGATAGCTGACTCCGTTCAGTGTTTGCATAACGCATGATCCCTTCACTTCCTGTCACTTTTATTAATACCTAATTTAAAAGCCCATTATATTCAGTATGTACAGCATTACAACTGAAATGTCTTACACCtgtaaaagaagatattttgGTTTCCATAGGCAGGGCTGACAGGGTGGCTCTGTATGCAGATTGAGAGGACAAACTGTAGCTGGTTTGTTGGCTGCTATCAATAAGACGTCATACAGAGAGCAGAAATATGGAGGAAATGCAAGTTCCTCTCTTCAGCTGCATGCCCTCTCACCCTGACAAAAGAACACTTAGAAAACGGGTGAGAATTCTGGGTCAGTATGAATCCACAAAAAAGCCTAAAATCACAGGAAGGTGTTGAAGAACATAAATCCAGatcttttacattttccttttgtccAAAAAGCTATAACATATTCACTAAAATACTCTGTCTGTTAGCATACTCATTTCTGTGCCCCAAGCTCCCATCCTCTACATACCCAGAGTAAAATCATCGTGTCTACTGAGTGTCCCCCTTAGTAGCTACCttcccctgtcccccagcccctcctcctgagCTGTAACTCCCCCCAAACATAGTCATAAAcaggaaacccaggaaaacccACAGCCACTCACCAGCCATTGCTACTGCTCAGGCTCCCAgggcagaaaaactgaaaatgaaagcagCTTTCTC encodes the following:
- the LOC124252491 gene encoding caspase-12-like isoform X3; this encodes MAGRGPEKEDPVNLMKSIARNMFEGFLDDLENNVLSGDDLKKLGKRVNLIVNGTENLVEDLSEKTQVAGKIFLKHLLKPKKQMNLKSLADYEDDESEDTESPFSSTESEDESEESSDEEKAESAQGLAMSPTDPQETQVSQPKDKLKPCSHDHFRKLKTTKAEEMYPVMEKKGRTRLALIICNKKFDYLSDRNGSEVDLVGMQDLLGNLGYSVVVEENLTALEMETALRHFAARQEHRSSDSTFLVFMSHGDLDGICGTKHNEEEPDILHDDTIFQIFNNRNCCSLRDKPKIIIIQACRGRGDGSVWVTDTGVASAYSSDQPFQGYIWNDAVTKTHVEKDFIAFKSSTPHNISWRTDKTGSIFISKLIYNFRKYSCCHHLEEIFRKVQRSFEIPSVVIQMPTIERVSMTRYFYLFPGN
- the LOC124252491 gene encoding caspase-12-like isoform X1, yielding MAGRGPEKEDPVNLMKSIARNMFEGFLDDLENNVLSGDDLKKLGKRVNLIVNGTENLVEDLSEKTQVAGKIFLKHLLKPKKQMNLKSLADYEDDESEDTESPFSSTESEDESEESSDEEKAESAQGLAMSPTESACEGEDDETEENAGLSQASVPPMTDPQETQVSQPKDKLKPCSHDHFRKLKTTKAEEMYPVMEKKGRTRLALIICNKKFDYLSDRNGSEVDLVGMQDLLGNLGYSVVVEENLTALEMETALRHFAARQEHRSSDSTFLVFMSHGDLDGICGTKHNEEEPDILHDDTIFQIFNNRNCCSLRDKPKIIIIQACRGRGDGSVWVTDTGVASAYSSDQPFQGYIWNDAVTKTHVEKDFIAFKSSTPHNISWRTDKTGSIFISKLIYNFRKYSCCHHLEEIFRKVQRSFEIPSVVIQMPTIERVSMTRYFYLFPGN
- the LOC124252491 gene encoding caspase-12-like isoform X2; its protein translation is MAGRGPEKEDPVNLMKSIARNMFEGFLDDLENNVLSGDDLKKLGKRVNLIVNGTENLVEDLSEKTQVAGKIFLKHLLKPKKQMNLKSLADYEDDESEDTESPFSSTESEDESEESSDEEKAESAQGLAMSPTESACEGEDDETEENAGLSQASVPPMTDPQETQVSQPKDKLKPCSHDHFRKLKTTKAEEMYPVMEKKGRTRLALIICNKKFDYLSDRNGSEVDLVGMQDLLGNLGYSVVVEENLTALEMETALRHFAARQEHRSSDSTFLVFMSHGDLDGICGTKHNEEEPDILHDDTIFQIFNNRNCCSLRDKPKIIIIQACRGRGDGSVWVTDTGVASAYSSDQPFQGYIWNDAVTKTHVEKDFIAFKSSTPHNISWRTDKTGSIFISKLIYNFRKYSCCHHLEEIFRKESGALKSS